Proteins encoded together in one Triticum dicoccoides isolate Atlit2015 ecotype Zavitan chromosome 7B, WEW_v2.0, whole genome shotgun sequence window:
- the LOC119335298 gene encoding probable transcription factor KAN2: MELFPSQPDLSLQIGLPASAHGHDHHRAMGGRFFGPSSNSNIGGNPAMAASLQLPFPMPPMPLPPHHAAAPWHGGLYYHHHPVPDGGMLRPIRGVPLYPTPFPPPPPPPHGGPSAAATAPCYYDPCHVAGAWRCGVGGCGARLVGFPAPKRAARAPRMRWTSSLHSRFVHAVELLGGHERATPKSVLELMDVKDLTLAHVKSHLQMYRTVKNTERPAASSDQVDGFENGSAGEICDDNLLDLRGGGRPEAVAAATRNGRLAANDDDRSIGAGATHGGAVWNSSSREEDWSGFPCDSNNESMQSFKDHMQSKSLEILSDMNSCLSETTSSASAPNLDFTLGRPHQRRS; this comes from the exons ATGGAGCTCTTCCCTTCCCAGCCGGATCTATCCCTCCAGATCGGTCTCCCCGCGAGTGCACACGGCCACGATCACCACCGGGCCATGGGGGGGAGGTTCTTCGGCCCCTCGAGTAATAGCAACATCGGCGGGAACCCGGCCATGGCTGCGTCGTTGCAGCTTCCGTTTCCCATGCCGCCTATGCCTCTGCCGCCCCACCACGCCGCCGCGCCGTGGCACGGCGGCCTGTATTACCATCACCACCCCGTCCCCGACGGCGGCATGCTGCGGCCCATACGGGGCGTGCCGCTCTACCCGACGCCgttcccgcccccgcccccgcctccgCACGGCGGCCCCTCAGCCGCGGCCACCGCGCCGTGTTACTACGACCCGTGCCACGTCGCCGGAGCTTGGCGCTGCGGCGTCGGTGGGTGTGGTGCGCGCCTCGTCGGCTTCCCGGCGCCGAAGCGCGCAGCACGCGCGCCTCGCATGCGGTGGACGTCCTCGCTCCACTCCCGCTTTGTCCACGCCGTGGAGCTTCTCGGCGGCCACGAGA GGGCGACGCCAAAGTCAGTTCTTGAACTCATGGATGTGAAGGATCTCACCCTAGCTCATGTGAAATCTCACTTGCAG ATGTACAGGACTGTGAAGAATACCGAAAGGCCGGCAGCTTCGTCAG ATCAGGTTGATGGCTTCGAGAACGGGTCGGCTGGCGAGATCTGCGACGACAACTTGCTTGACCTGCGAGGCGGCGGTAGGCCGGAGGCAGTGGCAGCGGCCACACGGAATGGAAGGTTAGCTGCAAACGACGATGACAGGAGCATCGGCGCCGGTGCCACTCATGGTGGTGCCGTGTGGAATAGCTCCTCAAG GGAGGAGGATTGGTCAGGCTTTCCTTGCGATTCCAACAACGAAAGCATGCAATCTTTCAAG GATCATATGCAGTCCAAGAGCCTAGAAATCCTATCAGACATGAACTCCTGCCTGTCAGAGACGACGTCCAGCGCAAGCGCGCCGAACCTTGACTTCACCCTAGGGCGGCCGCACCAACGCCGGAGCTGA